Proteins encoded in a region of the Globicephala melas chromosome 1, mGloMel1.2, whole genome shotgun sequence genome:
- the AHCYL1 gene encoding S-adenosylhomocysteine hydrolase-like protein 1 isoform X2 — protein MSMPDAMPLPGVGEELKQAKEIEDAEKYSFMATVTKAPKKQIQFADDMQEFTKFPTKTGRRSLSRSISQSSTDSYSSAASYTDSSDDEVSPREKQQTNSKGSSNFCVKNIKQAEFGRREIEIAEQDMSALISLRKRAQGEKPLAGAKIVGCTHITAQTAVLIETLCALGAQCRWSACNIYSTQNEVAAALAEAGVAVFAWKGESEDDFWWCIDRCVNMDGWQANMILDDGGDLTHWVYKKYPNVFKKIRGIVEESVTGVHRLYQLSKAGKLCVPAMNVNDSVTKQKFDNLYCCRESILDGLKRTTDVMFGGKQVVVCGYGEVGKGCCAALKALGAIVYITEIDPICALQACMDGFRVVKLNEVIRQVDVVITCTGNKNVVTREHLDRMKNSCIVCNMGHSNTEIDVTSLRTPELTWERVRSQVDHVIWPDGKRVVLLAEGRLLNLSCSTVPTFVLSITATTQALALIELYNAPEGRYKQDVYLLPKKMDEYVASLHLPSFDAHLTELTDDQAKYLGLNKNGPFKPNYYR, from the exons CAAATCCAGTTTGCTGATGACATGCAGGAGTTCACCAAATTCCCCACCAAGACTGGTCGACGATCTTTGTCTCGCTCTATTTCTCAGTCCTCCACTGACAGCTACAGTTCAG CTGCATCCTATACAGATAGCTCTGATGATGAGGTTTCCCCCCGAGAAAAGCAGCAAACCAACTCCAAGGGCAGCAGCAATTTCTGTGTGAAGAACATCAAGCAGGCAGAATTTGGACGCCGGGAGATTGAGATTGCAGAGCAAG ACATGTCTGCTCTGATTTCACTCAGGAAACGTGCTCAGGGAGAGAAGCCCTTGGCTGGTGCTAAAATAGTGGGCTGTACACATATCACAGCCCAGACAGCG GTGTTGATTGAAACACTCTGTGCCCTGGGGGCTCAGTGCCGCTGGTCTGCCTGCAACATCTACTCCACTCAAAATGAAGTGGCTGCAGCACTGGCTGAGGCTG GAGTTGCAGTGTTTGCTTGGAAGGGCGAGTCAGAAGATGACTTCTGGTGGTGTATTGACCGCTGTGTGAACATGGATGGGTGGCAAGCCAACATG ATCCTGGATGATGGGGGAGACTTAACCCACTGGGTTTATAAGAAGTATCCAAACGTGTTTAAGAAGATCCGAGGCATTGTGGAAGAGAGCGTGACTGGTGTTCACAG GCTGTATCAGCTCTCCAAAGCTGGGAAACTCTGTGTTCCAGCCATGAACGTCAACGATTCTGTTACCAAACAGAAATTTGATAACTTATACTGCTGCCGAGAATCCATTTTAGATGG CCTGAAGAGGACCACAGATGTAATGTTTGGTGGGAAACAAGTGGTGGTGTGTGGCTATGGTGAG GTGGGAAAGGGCTGCTGTGCTGCTCTCAAGGCCCTCGGAGCAATTGtctatatcacagaaattgaCCCCATCTGTGCTCTGCAGGCCTG caTGGATGGGTTCAGGGTGGTAAAGCTGAATGAAGTCATCCGGCAAGTTGATGTCGTAATAACTTGCACAG GAAATAAGAACGTAGTGACACGGGAGCATTTGGATCGCATGAAAAACAGTTGTATCGTATGCAATATGGGCCACTCAAACACGGAAATTGATGTG ACCAGCCTCCGCACTCCGGAGCTGACATGGGAGCGAGTACGTTCTCAGGTGGATCATGTCATCTGGCCAGATGGCAAACGCGTCGTCCTTCTGGCAGAG GGTCGTCTGCTCAATCTGAGCTGCTCCACAGTTCCCACCTTTGTTCTGTCCATCACAGCTACAACACAG GCTTTGGCACTGATAGAACTCTATAATGCACCTGAGGGACGATACAAACAAGATGTATACTTGCTTCCTAAGAAAATGG ATGAGTACGTTGCCAGCTTGCACCTGCCATCATTTGATGCCCACCTGACAGAGCTGACAGATGACCAAGCAAAATATCTGGGACTCAACAAAAACGGGCCATTCAAACCCAATTATTACAGGTAA
- the AHCYL1 gene encoding S-adenosylhomocysteine hydrolase-like protein 1 isoform X1 encodes MSMPDAMPLPGVGEELKQAKEIEDAEKYSFMATVTKAPKKQIQFADDMQEFTKFPTKTGRRSLSRSISQSSTDSYSSAASYTDSSDDEVSPREKQQTNSKGSSNFCVKNIKQAEFGRREIEIAEQDMSALISLRKRAQGEKPLAGAKIVGCTHITAQTAVLIETLCALGAQCRWSACNIYSTQNEVAAALAEAGVAVFAWKGESEDDFWWCIDRCVNMDGWQANMILDDGGDLTHWVYKKYPNVFKKIRGIVEESVTGVHRLYQLSKAGKLCVPAMNVNDSVTKQKFDNLYCCRESILDGLKRTTDVMFGGKQVVVCGYGEVGKGCCAALKALGAIVYITEIDPICALQACMDGFRVVKLNEVIRQVDVVITCTGNKNVVTREHLDRMKNSCIVCNMGHSNTEIDVTSLRTPELTWERVRSQVDHVIWPDGKRVVLLAEGRLLNLSCSTVPTFVLSITATTQALALIELYNAPEGRYKQDVYLLPKKMDEYVASLHLPSFDAHLTELTDDQAKYLGLNKNGPFKPNYYRY; translated from the exons CAAATCCAGTTTGCTGATGACATGCAGGAGTTCACCAAATTCCCCACCAAGACTGGTCGACGATCTTTGTCTCGCTCTATTTCTCAGTCCTCCACTGACAGCTACAGTTCAG CTGCATCCTATACAGATAGCTCTGATGATGAGGTTTCCCCCCGAGAAAAGCAGCAAACCAACTCCAAGGGCAGCAGCAATTTCTGTGTGAAGAACATCAAGCAGGCAGAATTTGGACGCCGGGAGATTGAGATTGCAGAGCAAG ACATGTCTGCTCTGATTTCACTCAGGAAACGTGCTCAGGGAGAGAAGCCCTTGGCTGGTGCTAAAATAGTGGGCTGTACACATATCACAGCCCAGACAGCG GTGTTGATTGAAACACTCTGTGCCCTGGGGGCTCAGTGCCGCTGGTCTGCCTGCAACATCTACTCCACTCAAAATGAAGTGGCTGCAGCACTGGCTGAGGCTG GAGTTGCAGTGTTTGCTTGGAAGGGCGAGTCAGAAGATGACTTCTGGTGGTGTATTGACCGCTGTGTGAACATGGATGGGTGGCAAGCCAACATG ATCCTGGATGATGGGGGAGACTTAACCCACTGGGTTTATAAGAAGTATCCAAACGTGTTTAAGAAGATCCGAGGCATTGTGGAAGAGAGCGTGACTGGTGTTCACAG GCTGTATCAGCTCTCCAAAGCTGGGAAACTCTGTGTTCCAGCCATGAACGTCAACGATTCTGTTACCAAACAGAAATTTGATAACTTATACTGCTGCCGAGAATCCATTTTAGATGG CCTGAAGAGGACCACAGATGTAATGTTTGGTGGGAAACAAGTGGTGGTGTGTGGCTATGGTGAG GTGGGAAAGGGCTGCTGTGCTGCTCTCAAGGCCCTCGGAGCAATTGtctatatcacagaaattgaCCCCATCTGTGCTCTGCAGGCCTG caTGGATGGGTTCAGGGTGGTAAAGCTGAATGAAGTCATCCGGCAAGTTGATGTCGTAATAACTTGCACAG GAAATAAGAACGTAGTGACACGGGAGCATTTGGATCGCATGAAAAACAGTTGTATCGTATGCAATATGGGCCACTCAAACACGGAAATTGATGTG ACCAGCCTCCGCACTCCGGAGCTGACATGGGAGCGAGTACGTTCTCAGGTGGATCATGTCATCTGGCCAGATGGCAAACGCGTCGTCCTTCTGGCAGAG GGTCGTCTGCTCAATCTGAGCTGCTCCACAGTTCCCACCTTTGTTCTGTCCATCACAGCTACAACACAG GCTTTGGCACTGATAGAACTCTATAATGCACCTGAGGGACGATACAAACAAGATGTATACTTGCTTCCTAAGAAAATGG ATGAGTACGTTGCCAGCTTGCACCTGCCATCATTTGATGCCCACCTGACAGAGCTGACAGATGACCAAGCAAAATATCTGGGACTCAACAAAAACGGGCCATTCAAACCCAATTATTACAG ATACTAA